Proteins encoded within one genomic window of Mesorhizobium sp. AR10:
- a CDS encoding S9 family peptidase, which produces MDLFEASLARLHQLRFPSDLSFTPDGTAVVAAVRPAVHEPRQSPQSRVWRFSLDGAEAVQLTNGPGGDGLPHLSPVDGALAFVSDRALQGKMSLFLKDDRGERPVGDVAGTIEDMRWAPDGGSLIVLAADRGLDGGATNGAQRLTWGEPEDPAVTSPANARRRLFRVSKDDGSTVEVGPSELSVWEFELLGEDAALAIVSADPSERGWYHAELASIDLATRAATILHRPRWQLLAPSADSSAKRIAFLDGWSSDRGLVASEISVLDIATGEITTVTPSGMSSITSMKWRDDNSLWFTGWSRLGSVYGVTCLDGSVEWMTREDAIIGTNSFSAGITTAPDKKGFAAVRESDGAPPEVVFKSVAEASAWSTVSNLNGDMARDFNAYPEVRAIAWKGAGGLEMEGLVLLPRDGAKGPRPTIVDIHGGPSWAVRHAYNPGDALPFATAGYAVFLPNYRGSVGWGRAFGMLNIGDPAGAEFQDILAGLDECIAAGISDPDRLGITGASYGGYLTAWAVATTNRFKAAVMVSGIANQLSSHYSCNHDFHAFINGGPLSEERYRRVALDRSAIMRLDNPTTPTLMIHGEGDRCTPLGQAQELYAALLERGVESELVVYPREGHGLRERDHQLDAWRRTIGWFDRYLGAPR; this is translated from the coding sequence ATGGACCTTTTTGAAGCGAGTCTCGCACGACTTCACCAGCTGCGCTTTCCTTCGGACCTCTCCTTCACCCCCGATGGCACGGCGGTCGTTGCCGCTGTTCGTCCCGCCGTGCACGAGCCGCGGCAATCCCCGCAGAGCCGCGTCTGGCGCTTTTCCCTGGACGGAGCAGAAGCGGTGCAGCTGACCAACGGGCCGGGCGGCGACGGCCTGCCGCATCTGTCGCCGGTCGACGGCGCGCTGGCGTTTGTCTCCGATCGCGCTTTGCAGGGGAAAATGTCGCTGTTCCTCAAGGACGATCGCGGCGAGCGGCCAGTAGGGGACGTCGCCGGCACCATCGAGGACATGCGCTGGGCGCCCGACGGCGGGAGCCTGATCGTATTGGCCGCGGACCGCGGCCTCGACGGCGGCGCGACCAATGGTGCGCAGCGCCTGACCTGGGGAGAGCCAGAGGATCCCGCGGTGACGAGCCCCGCCAATGCGCGGCGCCGCCTGTTCCGCGTCAGCAAAGACGACGGATCGACGGTCGAGGTCGGGCCGTCCGAGCTCAGCGTCTGGGAATTCGAACTTCTCGGCGAGGATGCCGCCCTTGCGATCGTCTCGGCCGACCCGAGCGAGCGCGGCTGGTATCACGCCGAACTGGCCAGCATCGATCTTGCTACACGTGCCGCGACGATCCTGCACCGGCCGCGCTGGCAGCTCCTGGCCCCCTCGGCCGACTCGAGCGCCAAGCGAATAGCCTTCCTCGATGGGTGGTCCAGCGACCGTGGCCTCGTCGCCAGCGAAATCAGCGTCCTCGACATTGCCACCGGTGAGATCACCACCGTCACCCCGAGCGGCATGTCGAGCATTACGTCGATGAAGTGGCGTGACGACAACAGCCTCTGGTTCACAGGCTGGTCGCGGCTCGGTTCCGTCTATGGCGTCACATGTCTCGACGGTAGTGTCGAATGGATGACGCGCGAAGATGCGATCATCGGTACAAACAGCTTCAGCGCCGGCATAACGACCGCGCCCGACAAGAAGGGTTTCGCAGCGGTGCGCGAGAGCGATGGAGCACCGCCTGAAGTAGTATTCAAGTCCGTCGCGGAGGCTTCCGCATGGTCGACCGTCTCCAATCTGAACGGCGACATGGCCAGGGACTTCAACGCCTATCCGGAGGTCCGCGCCATTGCCTGGAAAGGAGCAGGGGGGCTTGAGATGGAGGGGTTGGTCCTGCTGCCGCGCGACGGCGCCAAGGGGCCGAGGCCGACCATTGTGGACATCCACGGCGGCCCGAGCTGGGCGGTCAGGCATGCCTACAATCCGGGTGACGCGCTGCCGTTCGCGACGGCCGGCTACGCCGTCTTCCTTCCCAACTACCGTGGCAGTGTTGGCTGGGGGAGGGCCTTCGGCATGCTGAATATCGGCGACCCGGCGGGGGCCGAGTTCCAGGATATTCTCGCCGGCCTCGACGAATGCATCGCAGCGGGCATTAGCGACCCCGACCGGCTCGGCATCACCGGCGCCAGCTATGGCGGCTACCTTACGGCCTGGGCTGTGGCGACGACCAACCGGTTCAAAGCCGCGGTGATGGTCTCCGGCATCGCCAATCAGCTCTCCAGCCACTATTCCTGCAATCACGACTTCCATGCCTTCATCAATGGCGGACCGCTGTCGGAGGAGCGCTATCGCCGTGTAGCGCTCGACCGTTCGGCGATCATGCGGCTCGACAATCCCACGACGCCGACATTGATGATCCATGGCGAAGGGGACCGATGCACTCCGCTCGGCCAGGCGCAGGAATTATATGCAGCACTCCTCGAGCGCGGCGTCGAATCTGAGCTGGTCGTCTATCCGCGCGAAGGCCACGGCCTGCGCGAGCGCGATCATCAGCTCGACGCATGGCGCCGCACGATTGGCTGGTTCGACCGCTATCTCGGAGCGCCCCGGTGA
- a CDS encoding ABC transporter permease: protein MTGSGVAVFVLRRFAVAIPLLLIISFGVFALVHIAPGDPVRSLLGARASDPATLAAIRERYHLDDPFLVQYFKWLSQVVQGDLGVSIQGNRAVTSTIADRLGVTIFLSAMSTVLVLGLGVLLGAVAAFRRGTRLDRAVVMFGVFGISSPAFVTGIFLLYVFGALLRWFPIFGPGTGFLDRAWHLTLPALALAISVMAIVIKITRAAMIEELDRDYVTFARARGLSSRRIAFAYVLRNALIPVVTAAGIIVVGIVAGAIYVEVTFSLPGLGALTVDAVQKRDIPTIQGTTLLFSVFVVLVNLAIDVIYMLIDPRIRFGRVES, encoded by the coding sequence GTGACGGGCTCGGGCGTCGCCGTCTTCGTCCTAAGGCGGTTCGCCGTGGCGATCCCACTCCTCCTCATAATCTCCTTTGGCGTCTTCGCGCTGGTCCACATCGCGCCGGGCGACCCGGTGCGCTCCCTGCTCGGCGCGCGCGCGTCGGACCCGGCAACGCTTGCCGCCATCCGCGAGCGCTATCACCTGGATGATCCATTCCTCGTACAATACTTCAAGTGGCTGTCGCAGGTGGTCCAGGGCGATCTGGGTGTCTCCATCCAGGGCAATCGGGCGGTGACGAGTACCATCGCGGATCGGCTCGGTGTCACCATCTTCCTGAGCGCGATGAGCACCGTTCTCGTTCTCGGCCTTGGCGTCCTGCTCGGCGCGGTCGCTGCCTTCCGCCGCGGCACGCGGCTCGACCGGGCGGTGGTCATGTTCGGAGTCTTCGGCATCAGCTCGCCGGCCTTCGTTACCGGCATTTTCCTTCTCTATGTCTTCGGTGCTTTGCTGCGCTGGTTCCCGATCTTCGGTCCGGGGACCGGATTCCTCGACCGTGCCTGGCACCTGACGCTTCCCGCACTTGCGCTTGCGATCTCGGTCATGGCCATCGTCATCAAGATCACGCGCGCGGCGATGATCGAGGAGCTGGACCGGGACTACGTCACCTTTGCGCGGGCGCGCGGGCTGAGTTCGCGGCGCATCGCATTCGCCTACGTGCTCAGGAACGCACTCATCCCGGTGGTCACGGCCGCAGGGATCATCGTCGTCGGGATCGTCGCTGGCGCGATCTACGTCGAGGTCACCTTTTCCTTGCCAGGCCTCGGCGCCTTGACGGTGGATGCGGTCCAGAAACGCGACATCCCGACGATCCAGGGCACCACGCTGCTCTTCTCTGTCTTTGTCGTGCTGGTCAACCTGGCGATCGACGTGATCTACATGCTGATCGACCCGCGCATCCGCTTCGGCAGGGTCGAGTCATGA
- a CDS encoding ABC transporter permease has translation MSAPAIDETRKTKLPPRPPIVILIAALIIVVVVICAILGAGIAPYSPSLQQLGVGDTPPSAAHIAGTDLLGRDVLSRVIYGARTALVGPVVVAAAAFSVATLLGLLSGYLGGLVDSAVMRWVDFMLALPGPLVAIVVVGVVGGGYWTAVLVLVVLFTAPDTRIVRSAVLKQRPLPYIDAARTLGISKTRILFVHILPNVLPIILAYVVLDFAFALVNLAGLSFLGLGVEPGTPDWGRMLFENRNILFSNPVALLLPAGMIILTAVSMNLIGDWLFERFAK, from the coding sequence ATGAGCGCCCCAGCCATCGACGAGACGCGAAAGACGAAGCTGCCGCCGCGCCCGCCGATCGTCATTCTCATTGCCGCGCTGATCATCGTGGTGGTGGTGATCTGCGCCATCCTTGGCGCGGGGATCGCCCCCTATTCGCCCTCCCTCCAGCAACTCGGGGTTGGCGATACGCCGCCTTCCGCTGCCCACATCGCGGGGACGGATCTTCTCGGCCGCGATGTCCTGTCGCGCGTGATCTATGGGGCGAGGACGGCCTTGGTCGGCCCGGTCGTCGTCGCCGCCGCTGCGTTCTCGGTGGCGACCCTGCTTGGCCTGCTTTCGGGCTATCTCGGAGGCCTGGTCGATTCGGCGGTCATGCGCTGGGTGGATTTCATGTTGGCGTTGCCGGGACCGCTTGTGGCGATCGTCGTCGTCGGCGTGGTGGGCGGCGGTTACTGGACCGCCGTCCTCGTTCTGGTCGTCCTTTTCACCGCCCCCGACACGCGCATCGTGCGCAGCGCCGTGCTTAAGCAGCGGCCGCTCCCTTATATCGACGCCGCACGCACGCTCGGCATCTCGAAGACGCGTATTCTGTTCGTTCACATCCTCCCCAACGTGCTGCCGATCATCCTGGCCTATGTCGTCCTCGACTTCGCCTTCGCGCTGGTCAATCTCGCGGGGCTGTCGTTCCTCGGCCTTGGTGTTGAACCCGGCACCCCCGACTGGGGTCGGATGCTATTCGAGAACCGCAACATCCTCTTCTCCAATCCGGTTGCGCTGCTCCTGCCCGCGGGAATGATCATCCTGACCGCGGTCAGCATGAACCTTATCGGCGACTGGCTGTTCGAGCGGTTTGCAAAGTGA
- a CDS encoding ABC transporter ATP-binding protein, which yields MNTAVERPGEEEPLLNVAGLAISHGTVPITTPLNIAVGRGETIAIVGESGSGKTLTARAIAGILPPGINATGAVTLDGIPLMRLAEKELRKIRGFRVSMLMQDPFTMLNPLMRSGDHIDEMLRGRPEFASRVARAAEVKRRLAEVGIVDEDVARRMPFQLSGGMCQRVALAAALARDPELLIADEPSTALDVTTQAEIIKLLRHVQHERHMSLILITHNLRLAFSTCERVYVLYAGSLLEVGDAAAVERQPFHPYTLGLLLSEPPADIRVPRLVAIRGSVPQAADVVDRCGFVDRCDWAKQICRAGKPQLAARDAGRLTACIRQEEIQGELDALRTAALSAAPATPRRDDTEGALVHVDALVKTFVGPRGRPIRAVKDVSLRIMPGESVGLVGESGSGKTTLGRCLVGLETPTAGDIRINGIAAADFRAMAKADRARVRQTIQMIFQDPYSTLNPRHSVGQALSEAIGASAGATGPATPERIAALLANVGLSAAYAARRPAQLSGGERQRVAIARALAVKPAILVCDEPVSALDVSVQAQVLNLFKRLQAEHGLSYLFITHDLAVVRQVAERIYVLYLGEIVEEGPTERVIGNPQHPYTRRLIESIPRSAIQRFN from the coding sequence GTGAACACGGCCGTGGAGCGCCCCGGTGAGGAGGAGCCGCTCCTCAACGTCGCGGGGTTGGCGATCTCGCACGGCACGGTGCCCATCACGACACCCTTGAACATCGCAGTCGGGCGGGGGGAGACCATTGCGATCGTCGGCGAATCCGGGTCCGGAAAAACGCTCACCGCACGAGCGATCGCCGGCATATTGCCGCCGGGCATAAATGCCACCGGCGCCGTCACGCTCGACGGCATCCCGTTGATGCGGCTTGCCGAGAAGGAACTTCGCAAGATCCGCGGGTTTCGCGTGTCGATGCTCATGCAGGATCCGTTCACGATGCTCAATCCGCTCATGCGAAGCGGCGACCACATCGATGAGATGCTGCGCGGCCGGCCCGAATTCGCTTCGCGCGTTGCGCGCGCGGCAGAGGTGAAACGCCGCCTCGCGGAAGTCGGCATCGTCGACGAGGATGTAGCCCGCCGCATGCCGTTCCAGCTGTCGGGCGGCATGTGCCAGCGCGTGGCGCTTGCCGCCGCCCTTGCCCGAGACCCGGAGCTGCTCATCGCCGACGAGCCCTCGACGGCGCTCGATGTGACCACCCAGGCGGAGATCATCAAGCTGCTCCGCCATGTCCAGCACGAGCGGCACATGAGCCTCATCCTTATTACCCACAATTTACGGCTCGCATTCTCGACCTGCGAGCGCGTCTATGTGCTCTACGCCGGCTCGTTGCTCGAAGTCGGCGACGCCGCCGCTGTCGAGCGGCAGCCGTTCCACCCCTACACCTTGGGACTTTTGCTGTCGGAACCGCCGGCCGATATTCGCGTGCCCCGGCTCGTCGCGATCCGGGGCTCCGTGCCCCAAGCGGCCGATGTGGTCGACCGCTGCGGCTTCGTCGACCGCTGCGACTGGGCGAAGCAGATATGCCGCGCCGGCAAGCCGCAACTGGCCGCCCGCGATGCGGGCCGGCTCACCGCATGCATTCGTCAGGAGGAGATTCAGGGCGAGCTCGACGCGCTGCGCACGGCGGCGCTGTCCGCGGCGCCAGCAACGCCGCGCCGGGACGATACCGAAGGGGCGCTCGTCCACGTCGACGCGCTCGTCAAGACGTTCGTCGGCCCCAGGGGCCGTCCGATTCGTGCTGTAAAGGACGTATCGCTGCGCATCATGCCCGGTGAGAGCGTCGGCCTTGTCGGCGAATCCGGCTCGGGCAAGACCACGCTCGGGCGCTGCCTCGTCGGCCTCGAAACACCGACCGCGGGCGACATCCGCATCAACGGCATCGCGGCAGCGGACTTTCGCGCCATGGCGAAGGCCGACCGCGCCCGCGTTCGCCAGACGATCCAGATGATCTTCCAGGATCCGTATTCGACACTCAATCCGAGGCACAGCGTCGGCCAGGCGCTTAGCGAGGCGATCGGGGCCTCCGCGGGCGCCACCGGCCCGGCGACGCCCGAGCGGATCGCGGCGCTGCTGGCGAATGTCGGCTTGTCCGCCGCTTACGCCGCGCGCCGTCCGGCGCAACTTTCCGGCGGCGAGCGCCAACGGGTCGCCATCGCGCGCGCGCTTGCCGTGAAACCGGCGATCCTCGTCTGCGACGAACCGGTATCGGCCCTCGACGTCTCGGTGCAGGCGCAGGTGCTCAACCTCTTCAAGCGCCTGCAGGCCGAACACGGGCTGTCCTATCTATTCATCACGCACGACCTCGCTGTCGTCCGCCAGGTCGCCGAGCGCATCTATGTCCTCTATCTCGGCGAGATCGTCGAGGAGGGACCGACGGAGAGGGTCATCGGCAACCCGCAGCACCCGTATACACGTCGCCTCATTGAATCGATCCCCCGCTCGGCCATCCAACGTTTCAACTGA
- a CDS encoding Dyp-type peroxidase yields MTVPPLTSTTEHRGIDAAFPEVRETPAPSPWSPSRGAPPAPDERPEPVLAMANIQGNIVAGFNKDFQTLLYYHIDDASRFKPAIAKLSHLVATAEEVLTFNRLFKQVANRRGYPGTLSSTWINVAFSFAGLAKLRNDAGLFADQSFQSGLVGQALALGDTTDPGKWNVKDGDSDDAADVLIIVAADTEADVEAEVKRVKELIEEAGGATQLGHDEKGKNRSKPMAGHEHFGFLDGISQPGLRGRASDDPTDLLTPRQNPQDRSQGKPGQELIWPGEFVFGYPDQDASRDGNERGGDSSIDGAGYPRVPNWAGDGSYLVFRRFRQDVHEFHKFLQAEGKARGVSAELVGARLVGRWASGAPVMRAPTQDNTELANNDCANNHFGFKEQTERIAGGASSECPRDIFSPAGADPNGEVCPYTAHIRRANPRDDIAPAIRRRHRLLRRGICFGESSASTPDAPSKDAAERGLLFLAYMTSIVDQFEFITKEWLNNSDFPGKGAGVDALLGQPGKSWVVPTGGGYYFAPSVFALKVVLSR; encoded by the coding sequence ATGACCGTCCCGCCATTGACGTCGACGACCGAGCACCGCGGGATCGATGCTGCCTTTCCGGAAGTGCGAGAGACCCCGGCCCCCTCTCCTTGGTCGCCGAGCCGCGGAGCGCCGCCTGCGCCCGACGAACGCCCCGAGCCCGTGCTCGCGATGGCGAACATCCAGGGTAACATCGTCGCGGGCTTCAACAAGGACTTCCAGACGCTTCTCTACTACCACATCGACGACGCCAGCCGGTTCAAACCAGCCATCGCCAAGCTCAGCCACCTCGTGGCAACTGCCGAGGAAGTGCTCACCTTCAACCGGCTGTTCAAGCAGGTGGCTAATCGCCGCGGCTATCCGGGGACGCTCAGTTCTACCTGGATCAACGTCGCTTTTTCCTTCGCGGGGCTGGCGAAGTTGAGGAATGACGCCGGACTCTTCGCCGATCAATCATTCCAAAGCGGCCTGGTTGGGCAGGCGCTGGCGCTCGGCGACACGACGGATCCAGGCAAGTGGAACGTCAAGGACGGCGACAGCGACGACGCCGCGGACGTGCTGATAATCGTCGCGGCCGACACCGAGGCCGACGTTGAGGCCGAGGTGAAGAGGGTCAAGGAACTGATCGAGGAGGCGGGCGGCGCGACCCAGCTTGGGCATGACGAAAAGGGGAAGAACCGCTCCAAACCGATGGCGGGGCACGAGCACTTCGGGTTTCTCGACGGCATCTCCCAACCGGGACTCCGCGGCCGCGCCTCCGACGACCCGACCGACCTGCTGACGCCCCGGCAGAACCCCCAGGACCGGAGCCAGGGCAAGCCGGGGCAGGAACTCATCTGGCCCGGTGAGTTCGTGTTCGGCTACCCGGACCAGGACGCCAGCCGGGACGGCAACGAGCGCGGAGGCGACTCGAGCATTGACGGCGCCGGTTATCCACGGGTCCCGAACTGGGCCGGGGACGGCTCCTATCTTGTCTTCCGTCGATTCAGGCAGGACGTCCACGAGTTCCACAAGTTCCTCCAAGCCGAGGGCAAGGCGCGCGGGGTGAGCGCGGAGCTGGTCGGCGCGCGGTTGGTCGGGCGCTGGGCCTCCGGTGCTCCGGTCATGCGGGCACCCACGCAGGACAACACCGAACTGGCCAACAATGACTGCGCCAACAATCACTTCGGCTTCAAGGAGCAGACGGAGCGGATCGCGGGGGGGGCCAGCAGCGAGTGCCCTCGCGACATCTTTTCGCCCGCTGGCGCCGATCCGAACGGGGAGGTGTGTCCATACACTGCCCACATCCGCAGGGCCAATCCCCGCGACGACATCGCGCCCGCGATCCGGCGGAGGCATCGGCTGCTGCGCCGCGGTATTTGCTTCGGGGAATCGTCGGCCTCGACGCCGGACGCGCCGAGCAAGGACGCGGCCGAGCGCGGGCTGCTGTTCCTGGCCTATATGACGAGTATCGTCGACCAGTTCGAGTTCATCACCAAGGAATGGCTCAACAACAGCGATTTCCCCGGGAAGGGTGCCGGCGTTGATGCGTTGCTCGGCCAACCGGGCAAGAGTTGGGTCGTCCCGACCGGTGGTGGCTACTACTTCGCTCCGTCGGTGTTCGCGCTGAAGGTGGTACTCTCAAGATAG
- a CDS encoding ATP-binding protein — protein sequence MKSGFLGPLEVRADHGVQANLAQGAPRRPGAAPPAPAEPAVLKEREPVPDVRKTVTILFIDIVDSSRLSLALDPEALRGLLARYFGELSNVIRRHGGIVEKYIGDAIMAVYSVPIANEDDALRAVRTAIEMRDTLATLNDEFEAGWGVRLSSRIGVNTGEVLVADHTQGQLFVTGEVVNVAKRLEEAATANEILIGEPTHRLVRKAVIVEPSGPRVLKHGETIHALVVVDVLAHAPGFARQFDSPFVGRERQRAVLETGFGNAVADKACHLLTVLGDAGVGKSRLVWEFTGGLASDATVLRGRCLSYGEGITYWPLTGIVREITRAEGLDPEQSAVAIAALLVGDEKAQLIAERITEALGLGGAGGGTSEETFWAVRKLFEALARAGPLVIVIDDIHCAEPTFLDLIEHVADFSRDFPILIVCIARPELLDTRPGWCSGKPNTTSIVLEPLSEAECRELVSNLLDSLPPAAEARIARVAEGNPLFAEELVAMLVDDELLKREGTRWVASSDLTELPVPSTIHALLAARLDRLPAGERAILTTAAVEGAVFHRGALAKLAGPALAPGLEDGLLALISRDLIRPDAADFAGEQAYAFRHVLLRDAAYRSLPKNARADLHERFAAWLELIARDRRREFEEIVGYHLEQAFLYRVALRSHDARAASLAARASERLEAAGRRALVRSDLPAAIGLLERVSRLRPPADPQRTALLVELGGALIESGRLAEAGRVLDDAERLAAAADDERVASHVLVQQQFLRLLHGEEGGLEEAARTTARVIPVFERRGDDLGLCHARRLEAWLFWNEARAVPAAAAWERAAAHARRAGDRHKYYETLTWIASSLWFGPTPADEGIRRCEAMREEVRESPESQAAILRQLACLNATVGRFTLARELLVTSNATYADLGLTLYVASSDHEAVVELLAGDPGAAEKSARAGYRALEEMGERSFRSTIAASLACTILEQGRDEEAEEFANLSAQLATAGDLMTQVLWRRVLARVLARRGEIKEAEALAREAVAIAEATDFVNDRADALIDLSHVFEASRRGNEAVAAASRALHLYELKGNVVAAATTRSRLGELDKV from the coding sequence ATGAAGTCTGGCTTCCTCGGACCCCTTGAAGTTAGAGCCGACCATGGCGTGCAGGCGAACCTCGCCCAGGGCGCGCCGCGGAGGCCGGGGGCTGCTCCGCCGGCCCCGGCCGAGCCGGCCGTGCTGAAAGAGCGGGAGCCGGTGCCGGACGTCCGCAAGACAGTCACGATCCTCTTCATCGACATCGTCGACTCCTCGCGGCTGAGCCTCGCCCTCGATCCGGAAGCGCTTCGGGGCCTGCTCGCGCGCTACTTCGGCGAGCTGAGCAATGTCATCCGACGGCACGGCGGGATCGTCGAAAAGTACATTGGTGACGCGATCATGGCGGTGTACAGCGTGCCGATCGCCAACGAGGACGACGCCCTGCGCGCGGTGCGAACGGCCATTGAGATGCGCGACACACTCGCCACCCTCAACGACGAGTTCGAAGCCGGTTGGGGCGTGCGCCTCTCCAGCCGGATTGGCGTGAACACCGGCGAGGTGCTCGTCGCCGACCACACTCAGGGACAACTCTTCGTCACCGGCGAGGTCGTCAATGTCGCCAAGCGCCTCGAGGAGGCAGCGACGGCGAATGAGATCCTGATCGGGGAGCCCACGCACAGGCTCGTGCGCAAAGCGGTGATCGTCGAGCCGAGCGGGCCGCGCGTGCTCAAGCACGGCGAGACTATCCACGCCCTCGTGGTGGTGGACGTCCTCGCCCACGCCCCCGGCTTTGCGCGCCAATTCGACTCGCCCTTCGTGGGGCGCGAGCGCCAGCGTGCCGTACTGGAGACCGGGTTTGGCAACGCGGTTGCCGATAAGGCCTGCCACCTGCTGACCGTGCTCGGCGACGCAGGTGTGGGCAAGTCGCGGCTCGTGTGGGAGTTCACGGGCGGGCTCGCCAGCGACGCGACGGTGCTGCGCGGTCGCTGCCTGTCCTATGGCGAGGGCATCACCTACTGGCCGCTGACCGGGATTGTCCGGGAGATCACGCGCGCGGAGGGCCTGGACCCCGAGCAGTCGGCGGTAGCGATCGCGGCGCTTCTCGTCGGCGACGAAAAGGCCCAGTTGATCGCCGAGCGCATTACCGAGGCGCTCGGGCTGGGCGGCGCCGGAGGAGGGACGAGCGAAGAGACCTTCTGGGCCGTCCGAAAGCTGTTCGAGGCGTTGGCGCGAGCAGGGCCGCTCGTCATCGTCATAGACGACATCCACTGCGCCGAGCCGACGTTTCTCGACCTGATCGAGCACGTGGCCGACTTTTCGCGCGATTTCCCGATCCTGATCGTCTGCATCGCGCGACCGGAGCTGCTCGACACGCGCCCGGGCTGGTGTAGCGGCAAGCCCAACACGACGTCGATCGTCCTTGAGCCGCTCAGCGAGGCGGAATGCCGTGAGCTGGTCTCGAACCTGCTCGATAGCCTCCCGCCCGCCGCTGAAGCGCGGATCGCCCGTGTTGCCGAGGGCAACCCGCTCTTCGCTGAGGAGCTCGTCGCGATGCTCGTCGACGACGAGCTGTTGAAGCGCGAGGGCACCCGTTGGGTCGCCTCTTCCGACCTCACCGAACTGCCCGTCCCCTCGACGATCCACGCGCTCCTCGCCGCTCGTCTCGACAGGCTCCCGGCCGGCGAGCGCGCGATCCTGACAACTGCTGCGGTCGAGGGCGCCGTGTTTCACCGGGGCGCCCTCGCCAAGCTCGCGGGCCCTGCGCTCGCCCCCGGGCTCGAAGACGGCCTGCTGGCGCTGATCAGCCGGGATCTGATCCGCCCCGACGCGGCAGACTTCGCCGGCGAACAAGCCTACGCCTTCCGCCATGTCCTGCTCCGCGACGCCGCCTATCGCTCGCTGCCGAAGAACGCGCGGGCCGACCTGCACGAGCGCTTTGCTGCCTGGCTCGAGCTGATCGCCAGGGATCGGCGGCGTGAGTTCGAGGAGATCGTCGGCTACCACCTTGAGCAGGCCTTTCTGTACCGCGTCGCGCTCCGATCGCACGACGCGCGCGCCGCGTCGCTTGCCGCCCGGGCGTCCGAGCGGCTCGAGGCGGCGGGACGGCGCGCGCTTGTCCGCAGCGACCTGCCCGCGGCGATCGGCCTGCTGGAGCGGGTTTCCCGGCTGCGTCCCCCTGCCGATCCACAACGGACGGCGCTGCTCGTCGAGCTAGGCGGTGCGCTGATCGAAAGCGGGCGGCTGGCCGAAGCCGGGCGCGTGCTCGACGACGCGGAGCGCCTGGCTGCTGCCGCGGATGATGAGCGCGTGGCATCGCATGTGCTCGTTCAACAGCAGTTCCTCCGGCTCCTCCACGGCGAGGAGGGCGGGCTGGAGGAGGCCGCGCGGACGACAGCCCGGGTAATCCCGGTCTTCGAGCGCCGCGGGGACGACCTGGGCCTGTGCCATGCACGGCGGCTGGAGGCGTGGCTTTTTTGGAACGAAGCTCGCGCCGTGCCGGCCGCCGCGGCGTGGGAGCGCGCGGCCGCGCATGCGCGGCGGGCAGGGGATCGGCACAAGTACTACGAAACCCTCACCTGGATCGCATCCTCGCTCTGGTTCGGGCCGACGCCGGCCGACGAGGGCATCCGCCGCTGCGAGGCGATGCGCGAGGAGGTGCGCGAGAGTCCCGAGTCCCAGGCAGCGATCCTGCGCCAGCTCGCATGCCTCAACGCGACTGTCGGCCGCTTCACGCTTGCCCGCGAGCTGCTTGTGACGAGCAACGCCACCTACGCCGACCTCGGCCTCACGCTCTACGTGGCGTCCTCCGATCACGAAGCCGTCGTCGAGCTGCTTGCCGGGGATCCGGGGGCAGCCGAGAAAAGCGCGCGGGCGGGATATCGCGCGCTCGAGGAAATGGGCGAGCGTTCATTCCGCTCGACGATCGCGGCGTCCCTTGCCTGCACAATCCTCGAACAGGGACGCGACGAGGAGGCCGAGGAGTTTGCCAACCTTAGCGCCCAGCTGGCTACGGCCGGCGACCTGATGACACAGGTCCTCTGGCGTCGCGTGCTTGCACGCGTGCTCGCGCGGCGGGGGGAGATCAAGGAGGCGGAGGCGCTCGCGCGCGAGGCGGTGGCGATCGCCGAAGCGACCGACTTCGTCAACGACCGGGCCGATGCGCTGATCGATCTGTCGCACGTGTTCGAGGCCTCCCGCCGAGGCAATGAGGCGGTCGCCGCCGCGTCCCGAGCGCTGCATCTCTACGAGTTGAAGGGAAATGTGGTCGCGGCGGCCACGACTCGGTCGCGCCTAGGCGAACTCGACAAAGTGTGA